Proteins encoded in a region of the Wolbachia endosymbiont (group A) of Anomoia purmunda genome:
- a CDS encoding oxidoreductase, which translates to MKNIMLIGGGVGNAVLFSIGKACLENNNKVLYFAGYKKLSDVFKRALIERASNAVVWACEEGLIETSRDQDKSFHGNIVDAIVSYQQGRLGINLNVIDKIITIGSDKMMKAVNEARKTILKPYLKSGHIAISSVNSPMQCMMKEICAQCVQQHINAKTGERSFVYSCSNQDQDMECVDFDFLSERLKQNSLQEKLTAKWIDHVQRY; encoded by the coding sequence ATGAAGAATATAATGCTAATTGGTGGTGGAGTTGGAAATGCAGTGTTATTTTCGATAGGGAAGGCATGTCTTGAAAATAATAACAAGGTTTTGTACTTTGCTGGCTATAAGAAGTTAAGTGATGTATTTAAACGAGCACTGATAGAGCGTGCATCAAATGCAGTAGTTTGGGCATGTGAAGAAGGATTGATAGAAACAAGCAGAGATCAAGATAAATCCTTTCATGGTAATATAGTTGATGCAATAGTCTCTTATCAACAAGGAAGATTAGGTATTAATTTGAACGTTATAGATAAAATTATCACTATTGGTTCTGACAAAATGATGAAAGCTGTGAATGAAGCTAGAAAAACAATTTTAAAGCCATATCTGAAATCAGGCCACATAGCAATATCATCAGTTAATTCTCCTATGCAGTGTATGATGAAAGAAATCTGCGCTCAGTGTGTGCAGCAACATATAAATGCGAAAACAGGAGAAAGGAGTTTTGTTTATAGTTGCAGTAATCAAGACCAGGATATGGAGTGTGTTGACTTTGATTTTTTAAGTGAGCGCTTGAAGCAAAATAGTTTACAAGAAAAACTTACTGCGAAATGGATAGATCATGTTCAAAGATATTAA
- a CDS encoding 5-formyltetrahydrofolate cyclo-ligase has translation MFKDIKQHKKEIREQYRTIRKDIDESYSSYAANSLINLFNQNLSYVKGKTIAAYIPMDGEIDVVPLMHSLLDLDYKVAIPNKNKLLKFEEWNETNEDVIPDTIITPVIAFDDHFNRLGFGGGWYDTMIKKLRPLGKIFIGVAYEKQYCKDLPVEKHDQKLDIIITEMCVRCGGGLLKKVDKKE, from the coding sequence ATGTTCAAAGATATTAAACAGCACAAAAAGGAAATAAGAGAGCAATATAGAACTATAAGAAAAGATATTGATGAAAGTTATTCCAGTTATGCGGCAAATTCTCTTATTAATCTCTTTAATCAGAACTTAAGCTACGTTAAAGGCAAAACAATAGCAGCTTACATTCCAATGGATGGGGAAATAGATGTTGTGCCTTTGATGCATAGTTTACTCGATTTAGATTATAAAGTAGCAATTCCTAATAAAAATAAGTTACTAAAATTTGAGGAATGGAACGAAACAAATGAAGATGTAATTCCCGACACAATCATTACTCCTGTTATTGCTTTTGATGATCATTTTAATAGATTAGGTTTTGGCGGTGGTTGGTATGATACAATGATAAAAAAATTACGGCCGCTTGGAAAAATATTTATAGGTGTAGCCTATGAGAAACAATATTGTAAAGATTTACCTGTAGAAAAACATGATCAAAAATTGGATATTATAATCACTGAGATGTGTGTTAGATGTGGAGGTGGATTGCTCAAAAAAGTGGATAAAAAGGAGTAG